In Dermacentor variabilis isolate Ectoservices chromosome 11, ASM5094787v1, whole genome shotgun sequence, one genomic interval encodes:
- the LOC142563183 gene encoding juvenile hormone acid O-methyltransferase-like, giving the protein MPPDPQAFERFVKLGSGKVAAVAERSSSGGIPKFFSSLFLQQLNMHTKTTSNLAYNSQSYANNDELQRIVNLRALDLINMMFAPANTESQQFLDIGCGTGDFTRDWLLPRCPPCRRLVAADASEEMLSYARENSAHPNIQYDYLNIGDDVSDFIEKYGRFDRVYSFFCLNWLKDQVEATKNVSRLLTPTGECLLLFPAWSPTRALWRTMAKLDLWKKFSNVFAGFMPKSQDLEDDKARLSYLHGILDSADLTANTCELLYLQLNYENPQELIDIQLSVNPVVARLSPEEKQLLRKDVTNEVLKWTSDDVFPARPTVYLVHARKRQD; this is encoded by the exons GTCGCCGAGCGAAGCAGTTCTGGTGGCATCCCCAAATTCTTTTCAAGCCTCTTCCTACAGCAGCTCAACATGCACACGAAAACGACAAGCAACCTCGCATATAACTCCCAGTCGTACGCCAACAACGACGAGCTGCAACGCATCGTGAACCTCAGGGCCTTGGACTTAATCAACATGATGTTTGCGCCAGCCAACACCGAGAGCCAGCAGTTCTTGGACATCGGCTGCGGTACCGGGGACTTCACCAGGGACTGGCTACTGCCGAGATGTCCGCCCTGTCGAAGACTCGTCGCGGCAGACGCGTCGGAGGAGATGCTTTCGTACGCTCGCGAAAACAGCGCGCACCCAAATATCCAGTACGATTACCTGAACATCGGCGATGACGTCAGCGACTTCATTGAAAAGTATGGAAGATTCGACCGCGTGTACTCTTTCTTTTGCCTCAACTGGCTCAAGGACCAGGTGGAGGCGACGAAGAACGTGTCTCGACTGCTGACGCCTACCGGAGAGTGTCTTCTGCTATTCCCTGCCTGGTCACCTACGAGGGCGCTGTGGAGGACGATGGCAAAGCTCGATCTTTGGAAAAAGTTCTCCAAC GTCTTCGCTGGGTTCATGCCTAAGAGCCAAGACTTGGAGGACGACAAGGCAAGACTGTCTTACCTGCATGGCATACTTGACTCTGCTGACCTTACGGCAAACACGTGCGAGTTACTTTACCTGCAGCTCAATTACGAAAATCCCCAGGAGCTCATCG ACATACAGCTCTCCGTGAATCCTGTGGTGGCCAGATTATCGCCTGAAGAAAAACAACTCCTCCGCAAGGACGTCACCAATGAAGTTTTGAAATGGACGAGCGACGACGTCTTCCCAGCGCGGCCCACTGTATATCTCGTGCACGCGAGAAAACGCCAGGATTAA